The Nicotiana tomentosiformis chromosome 2, ASM39032v3, whole genome shotgun sequence genome includes the window tctgaggcaggtgcatctggcggtatTACCGGTgcgcatcccagatatcccgaggcctagtggtgagctgcattcctgaaccgttccgcagcacctagagtctctcctttACATTTAattttgtctatttttatttcagatagtggctagagttttgtataatctattagtgcccatacacttgtgacaccagatcttagCACACACTTTAGTAGACTTTATGATTTTGGAGTAtttacatatttttgtgtgcattcAGATGCTTTCATTTTATTCTCTATTtcacaaatttctaaatacatgGAACTTAATTACTTGTAAGCCTATTAAAAGAAGTAATCACGTAGTGAATTTATcgtaggcttgcctagcggtgacgttaggcaccatcacggcctataggataaattgggtcgtgacaacaccaACTGATTTAGCCCCAGCCAAACCCATATCTGAGATCAATTCAAGGGCATACTTCCGTTTATGCCTAACAATACCCTCTTTGCTTCTGTCCAATTCTATGCTAAGGAAATACCTCAGCTCACCAAGATCCTTGATCTTGAAACTGGATTGTAAACATGCCTTAGTTTCGAGAATCATGGTTGAGTCATCTCCTGTGATCAAGAGATCATCGACATAAACCAAAACTAAGACAAATTTTTCTTGAGATTGTCTAGTAAACAGAGAATAATCCAAATGAGTTTGAACAAAACCATAAAACAACAAGGCAGAAGATAATTTTAGATTCCTCTGCCTGGAGGCCTACTTAAGGCCATATAGTGACTTAAGCAACTTACAAACCTGCTGAAGACCATTTGAACCGTGAAAGCCCTAGGGTAAAGTCATATACACTTTTTATCCAAATCTCCTTGCAAGAATGTATTATAGACATCCATTTGATTGGTTGCAGCAATAGCCAAAACACACCTAACAGTTACCATTTTGACTACGGAGAAAAGGTTTCTTGGTAATCCAAGCCTTCAGTCTTGCCTTGAACCTCTCCACCTCCCCTGTATCTTTATACTTAATTTTATACACCTACTTACAACCAATAGATCTTTTACCTGTAGGCAAAGGTACCACCTCTCATGTATTATTAGCCTCTAAAGCTTGTAATTTAGCTTGCATAACCTCAATCTACCTAGGATCTTTCGCAGCCTTTGTTTAGGCTCAAGATCAGCAAAGAATTTGGTAAGGAAAATTTGATACCTTGGTGTGAAAGTATCATAGCTTACAACATCAGACAATAGATAGAGACAAGTATTTGCAGTAGAATTATGTCCTTTGCCAGGTACAACAAGTCCTTCAACCAAATAGGTGGTTTAGATACCCTTTCGAATTTTCTCTATGCTGGCTCAGGATCAATAACAGGTGCAAGGGTAGAAGGTGGTAAACCTGTAGTGATGGGAGAAGGATCTGCAATGTCAAAGACATGTGCATCATGTGAAGCTATTACTGGTGGCTGGTCTAAGATATGTGATGGACTAAAAATAGGATCATCTTGTGAAGGAGAAGGGGTAGACACAATTGGAAAGGAGAAGTCCTGATATGTTACTTATGAATGTAAAGGAAATATGTTCTCATGAAAGAGAACATCTCTGCTAATAAAGACTGTTCTGTGCTCCATGTCATAGAGCTTGTAACCTTTCTGAAAAGTCTCATAGCCAAGCAACACAGATGATATAGCTCTAGGGCTGAATTTGTCTTGTCTAGGTAATATTGTTGCATAGCAGAGGTAACCTATTACTCGCAAATGAGAAAATGAAGGCACTCTGTTGTGAAATACTTCAAATGGAGACTTGTTTTCCAAAATAGTATAGGGCACTCTGTTAATTATATACACAACAGCTTTAACACAACATCTCCAAAACCTAGGTGGCAAGTGATAGCTCTAGCTATCTCAAGGATATGCCTATACCTCCTCTCGAtaaccccattttgttgaggagAATAAGGGTAAGAACTCTGATGAATTATCCCATGCGACTTGAACAACTCACCACAAAGACTATTGTAAAATTATGACCCATTATCAGATCTAAAAGCTTTAACTTTCCTTTCAAATTTGTTCAAGATCATGGCAATAAAAGATTTAAGTAGGGTAGACATATCAGATTTAACTCATATCATAAAGACCCAAGTCCAACACTCACAACCAACTTGTTTGCTAACTTGTTCAAAACTAACACAACCAACACTCACACCAACACTCACAACCAACACAACCTGGGAGCAGATTTTTCAAAACTAACTTGTTTGCTACTTATTGCAAGTTCCACATATAAGCTCAAACTTTTGAGGCATCTGCCTATCTGTTATACTGTCAAGCACCTTAGCAACATAGACATCAGTATCAACTCCTAGAGAAAAATGGAAGTTATCCTGCTATACAGATCAATTTCAATCAGCTTGAAGTGGTCAGCAATCTGATGTACTTACTCAGAAAGTAGGAGAAGCAACTAATGTGGAGAATTAATAAACTGGACTTTCATCTCAAAAAATGATCAATCTGCTCTATGCTCATTATGGATGTTGATCAACAGTTACTGCAACAACACTTCAGCAACACAGATGTCAATTCATATTAGGTTCAGAAAACTGGAAGTTATCCTGCTAATCACAAGCAGCTTGGCTTGGACATCAATCTGATGTACCTACACAGACAGTTATCACATGGCCTGAGCTTGACTACTATGTAATGTATATGTGGTATTAGAccatttctcagtggtattagcatgttatCATGCTCATTCTAGGGGTGGTTTAACATCATACAGAACTATGGAGTCAAGCAGGTATCTCATAGAATCCAACATGAGTTCACAAGATATAAGGCTTATATTAGCTGTGATTGCATTTATTCACAGAATTGTATGGCTGCACATTTGATCAGCTTCTTTGTGTATGAATTTTTGGTACTGGAATATCAAATTGAAGATATCAATTCACATGAAATACAAGGAAAACTATTGCTGGCATCTGTTCTTAGTATTTACAGTATAGTGTCATATCATTAGCCAGTGGTATTAGTGTGCATGCATGCTCAATCTTAAGATGAGAAGACATTATATTGTCCTCATGTCTCAAGCAGGCAGTTCTGTCTCTATTAtgctttcatctcaaattcatgtTCAATGTATCAACAATGATACTGAAATTTTTAGCTCCAAGTTCACAATGTTCAAAATGCTTCGCTTTACAACTACTGGATTTAAACATACCTATTCCTTTGGATTGCAACAAATGGCACCTGGTGAGAGCTTTGTAGGTGCTACAATAAATTGTTGGCAACTGGTGTGTGCATTCATGATCGTCGGCAACAATTGGATGTTTCAAATTACTAGCCTTGTATTTACCATCTTTCATTACGCTACTGCTACATTATATTTGGTAGCAATCGCCATTGGATTTCTTTGTCGTATTGTTTGTTTGTAGTTTATCTGAACATTTTGTAAGTTTCACCCAATTTGGGATTTATTATACATAACAGCTACTAGGTGAATAACCTAGTAGTATATTCGCAGGAAAAACAAAAGTGTCCATctagagaaatcatccataagaGTAAGAAAATAGTTCATTCCATTATAGGTGGAGACTTTGTAGGGCCCCCAAACATCTATATGAATCAATTCAAATGGTGTAGCAGCTCTACTATTACTATGAGAAAATAGAAGTCTAACTTGTCTAGCTAATGGACATATGCCACAATGGTCCAATGTAAGactatatttatttttcaaaacaaaaattCTTCTTAGAACTGCCATAGGTACATGGCCCATCCTCTTGTGCCATAACTCTGAATTTGTTCTCTCTCTTACTGCCAAAGATTTCATCTGCTCCTTGACTCCAGCATTTCCCTTTGGTCTCAAGATGTAAAGTTCTACTTCTTTCTTACCAATTCCCTTCACCCTCCCAGTGAAGAGTCCCTGGAAGATAAAGAATTCGAGATAGAAACTAACAAAGCACTGCAAAGCCTTAACCAGCTTTGAAACTGAAAATAGGTTGAATTTAAATGCTGGTACACACAATACATCTTTAATGAGATCACCTCCTGTCAAGTGGAAATTTCCTACATGAGTAATCTGAGTGGAATCTCCAGTAGGCATTTGAACATGTCCTGAGTTTCCTACTTTAGTAGCATCAACCAACAAGTCTACTATCCAAGTAGGACTAGAATCAGGATCAGACAAAGATATACCTGCCATGTGTGCACTAGGTTCACCAACTGAAGTTTTCTTCAACAAATTGAGGATTTGTGAATTCTGCTAAGGAGTAAAGACTGGTGTTGTCATAGGTGCGAGTGGACGAGGAGTAGAAGCATCATTTCCATCTGATTGTGCAAGGTTTCCACTCGGCAAAACACCTCTCTTTTATGGCTTAAAATCAGGAGGGTACCGTATGATTTTATAGCAATTTTCCTTCAAATGACCTTTCATGTTGCAAAAGTCACATTTCATTAACTTGAAACAATTATCCTTGGAATGACCTCGTGTGTGACAATAATCACACTCCAGATTATAATTCTTATTCCCCAGCCTCTGACCAGAATGTTTAGCAGTAAATAGGGCAGTAGGATCCATATTTTCAGTCAATGCACAATGCCTTCCTGCGACCATTTTTTGACTCTCATCCTGAAGCAGCATTGCATATGCTTGGTTAATATTAGGAACGTGTGATTTCATCAAGATCTGGCTGCGTGCATGGCTATATCCGTCATTGAGACCCATAAGAAATTGTAACAAGCGTTGGTATTGTAAATGATTAGCATATTCCTTGGATTTTGTACATTCACAGGAAGGAGGGGGCATCAATGAATCATATTCACCCCATAAGTCCTTCAATTTGGAATAATACACAGAAATGGATGAAGTACCCTTTGTTAAGGTGAAAATTGTCTTATGCAGATAAAACATACGAGAAGTTGTCACCTTATCAAAGCGCTCTCGCATGTCCTCCCAAATAGCATAAGCACTGAAATGAAACAGCACTCCTCTAAGCAAATGATGACTAACATTATGCATAATTCATGATTTTACCATCGTATTACAGCGATCCCAGTGATTAACAAAATTTTGTCCATAAGTGTCTCGCGTGATAGTACCTTCAACAAAACCTAGTTTATTCCTAGTTAGCAAAAAAACTTCCATGGCCTGTCACCATAGAGTATAATTATCCATTCTGATTAGGGGCATCCCAATCGAAAGCAAGCTCGGAGCATCCGAAGCATGCAAATACAATGGGTGATTGTGGTCAATCACAATCTTATTTTGCGTAGTTGCGTCATCGATTGCCATAAAATTTAGGGCTCAAAACACATTAAAACTCGAATTCATTAGAAAGTACCTAATGAATCTCTCGATTTTCAATTGGCGTCAGAGAAAATCCCTATATTCACTCAattagggctctgataccatgttaaatcTTCATTGATCAATGAATTGAGCAATCTGACTGAGCACACGAATGAAGAGGATGAGAGAATTATGAAGAAGGAGCTGAGATCAGAAATTTTTCCTTATCCCTTGAAGCATTATCCATaaattttcttctctttatcgCATCAGGAAGTGTTGATTCTTTTGTAGATTTCTCAAATTGGCCTTGTTTCGATGTGTCATTGAGTATTTTTGTTCTCCTTTCTGCAATAATTGTTGCTGTTGAATCTGTAAATACATGTTCTGTTTGAGTGATTTGCAAATCGAAAGATGACCCATCGAAATTGAGTGCTTTGGTGGGTATACCTCGGGTAACTCTCTTCTGAATTGTTGAATCAACTATTGGAGAGGAAATTTCAAGTTTTCTGGTGAAAGCATAACAATGgtgaatatttaaaaaaattagtaaagagaaaaagaagaagcacAGTACCAGCGAAAAGCTAACAACTTTAACACTTACTACAATCTTTTGGAgcaaaaaatattgaaaattgaGAGAGACAATGGAGATGATAAAAGGAGAATCGTGGCTATAGAATGGGGAAGAAAATGGCGCTGTGAGAGAGAGATAGTGGAGAGAGAGATCGTCGAGAGAGAACTTTGATACTATATTGTGATTTTGGGAGAGAAAAAACTGGAGAGAAAAATATTAGACATCGTATTTAATGGCTTAATGGTAGGAAGTgaccataaatacatatttttgctataaaaactaaaagataactatagaaaataatattttaaaagggtttttatttataataaataaggtgtaaagctttgctataggaggtaaaattttcaTAATAATATCTAGTTTGAGTAGCTAACTGCTCCGGGCTCTGATGTTCTAGCCCGTATATAATAACAGGTGCATTAATAATCTATTATATCAAGTAACCATTATATTATTCAGATTTTTCCTATCTATACTACATTATAAACTTACTCCCCTTCCTAAAGAAGTTATCACTTATTTACATTAACATATACAATTTACAATTTATATACTGTATAAAATAATGTATTAGATTTCAATCTTACCCATTTTTTCTCCCTCTTCTTCCTTCCCTAAGTTCGTATCAAATTACGTCTGGAATACTGCGACGGAGAAACTCACTGGCTGTCTTTCCCCTCTCCATCTTCTGCTACGATCAGATTGTTTTTCCCTTCTATTTGTCTTTTTAATTACATCTCTTAAATATGTCCCGTGAAATAAGAATGGTGAAAGGGCATAGATTTATCTAAGAATTCACCCGAATGTGAATGGCATTGAAGTAAGCTGATAGTGTCTCTCTCAATCTGGATGATAGGAAAAGGAAACTTCATCAATTAAGTGCGCTTGACGAAGCAATAGAGACGAAGCCATCAAAATGTGAATCACAAGAAAAGAAACATCACCTTTATATTAACTAGGCGTATTCTAGATTCAACCCATtatgaaattattatttatttggattgggtaTTATTTTAAATGATTGAGAATatcctttggagtttatatctcaactTTGAGAGAATTTGGTGAAGATTCGAGATGGTTTTGGttagaatttcatattgaaactcgaagaaaagacataaacaaattgtatatattttgtatgtcgagTCTAAAAAcggcatacaaaatatatacaacgaatataattgtatataaattgtatgtaaattctagtttttaactgaattttctatttaaaaaaaaatatatgtaaGTTGTAGATAAACTGTATCCAAGTTGTAGATAAATGTAGTTTTTGACCGAATTTCTGTAGAAAAAATGTAgtcaagttgtagataaattgtagattttgacctatttgtatatattttgtaattttagttACTTTTCATAAATAGAAAAACTTAGACAAAACCGGGTAAATAAATTTACAATCtcgtatatataaaaaaaaaagtaaaagcagAATATTTAAACTAATTATTTTAAAAGCAAGCTATTTTATTTCTGTAACTTTCAAGTTTCAACAGCAGAATATTTAAACTAATTGTATTTTTATTACTCCTTTTATGTCTTGTATTTTCATTGAAGTAACTGCTAatttgtttgtttgttgttaGTCAACAACTCCTAATACATTACTAATAATCTCAACGTTACCGCACTGAGAAACATCCGTAATGATACCCCATCCATTCGTTTAGTCAACAAATcgtaaataacaaaaatataatatttctcaAACCCAAACGACAAAGCAGGGTACTTGATTTTGCCTCATCCGTGAGTTACCTCTTAAAAAAGGAACTGCAGCAGTCGTATTATGTTGTTTTTAATAGAAGGAATTCGTAGAAAATATTATTCTTCATTGATAAAAGCTGAACGAATGATAAGAGATCAAGTGGACGTTTGAATATATTAATGGCatacttttattgaaaaatacaGAGAATGACTAGAGCAGCGGCAGATCACAATAGAAGTAATGCATTCCACAATACAATAGTTTTGGCTTAaactttatatttatatttaaaaatttatttaatatgtaCAAATAATCTATTCAGAATTCAATAAGCAAAAATAATTGTTaatcaaaatctataaacttaggactcgtttggccatagattttgccaaaataaatttggattttatttggcaaacacatgtttggccatagattttgcctacattttggcaaaatccTAAATCCCAAAACCGGCTCaatgggccaaaatatcactattatattttttaaaaaattgccccaaatctttgtattttataaaaaaacccatcatttattattttgtaataatgttgcttcgtcttctcggtcatctgatagtgtatcatgtagttcattataaaaatgataattttgtatcaaatttatttatgttcaagactatggtttgcgataatataatgaatgttattgataatggtactgttgggtatttgtaatagtttttagaacttgtgggtataagtcatattttttcaaaataaatttgggaaatatgttttgaaaactgatgtccaaacacattttcatcttcaaaccaaacttcaacCAAAGcaaatttttcaaaacaaatttgagAATCTATTACCAAACGCTAGTTTAAAATCTTAAATTAGCTAGAATTCGAGTGGAATCTCTACATAAAATACCATTTGAGATAAAAAGGCACGTGCCATCTAGGAATGATAAACGCTGTTGTAATTCTAGTGGGTTGAACTAAAGGTGTCAAATGGGCTGGGTTGACCCGGTTCCTAATCGGCCCGGACCAGTTTTAGCCCGGACCGGTAAGTAGGGGGCCGGGCAGATTCTTCCCACATTTTAAACCCCACCAAGTGGTTGGGTAGATTCAGAACCAAACATTAAGCACGAGAGAattaataataattgatatttgTGGGAAGGAGAACTCAAAATTGATACTTAATTAGAATTTTATCACAAATAAGATAAATGACTCGAAAGTATAGTTAACTTTTCAAATAGTATGAAATTCTTTAGCATTCTACATATACCAAATTCCAATCATCTCTTCTATTTAGTTTTTTAACATAATCTCCATATTTGAAGGCtaggtaaattttatttttttacattATTATGTTACCTATAAGATATCTACGGACGATCCTTCATAAAAAGTGAAATTTATCCTAATATTGAATAAAAGGGGATTACCTACCTTCAgcagaaataatttgataatgtaaAACCTTTACACTATtaatgtatataaattaaacTATGTACGTTTGAACACATATAATGTTCTTTTAGAGGGTAGTGTATTGACAAATACAAAAGATTGCAGGAGCCTCCCTTCAAATAATAATAGAGAAATTTttagaaaccactattgtttagtggctattaacttgcTATAGCTACCATTTacttaattacttcctatagctatcaTTTCAGTTGTTATGGAATGTATTTGATGTATTcaagctactgtattcatgaatacagtagcaaaattCGGCGAAAAAATAAGGCAGTCTAGCTATCATCcgatgtattcatatgtatttgcGAGTAGTATTCAAGAATACAGTAACGGCAATCTGCGTAAAAATAGGTCTCTCTAGCTGTTTAAAAACGAAAAGTGAATCAATTAACGTGatagactcctaatataactTAACAAACTCAATTATAACACGCAAAATTATTAATCCAGTTGATGAAAAGATTTCTCAGACGAAAAACACCCAAAAAATAGAGCAATCTTCAGAGATTAAgtctattcttttttttttgtggtaTCATTCGAGGAATTTTTATCCCGCTGATATTGTTCGAGGTTCTGCTAGAAATTCATACAAGTATCTACAGAAATAGACTGAAATTCAATTTTTCAGATGGCAAGTTTAACTGTGCTACTGCGTCATTCTGGCAAGTGGAACATTGAGAATAGCTATGTCGATTATTCGATTGATGGGCTACTGATAAAAGAGTATGCGTCGTACAATAATTTGGTTGCTTCAATTTCGAAGCAACTTGCTA containing:
- the LOC138905079 gene encoding uncharacterized protein; this translates as MAGISLSDPDSSPTWIVDLLVDATKVGNSGHVQMPTGDSTQITHVGNFHLTGGDLIKDVLCVPAFKFNLFSVSKLVKALQCFVSFYLEFFIFQGLFTGRVKGIGKKEVELYILRPKGNAGVKEQMKSLAVRERTNSELWHKRMGHDNFHFSLGVDTDVYVAKVLDSITDRQMPQKFELICGTCNKVPYTILENKSPFEVFHNRVPSFSHLRVIGYLCYATILPRQDKFSPRAISSVLLGYETFQKGYKLYDMEHRTVFISRDVLFHENIFPLHS
- the LOC138905080 gene encoding uncharacterized protein; amino-acid sequence: MHNVSHHLLRGVLFHFSAYAIWEDMRERFDKVTTSRMFYLHKTIFTLTKGTSSISVYYSKLKDLWGEYDSLMPPPSCECTKSKEYANHLQYQRLLQFLMGLNDGYSHARSQILMKSHVPNINQAYAMLLQDESQKMVAGRHCALTENMDPTALFTAKHSGQRLGNKNYNLECDYCHTRGHSKDNCFKLMKCDFCNMKGHLKENCYKIIRYPPDFKP